The Streptomyces sp. RKAG293 genome includes a region encoding these proteins:
- the fxsT gene encoding FxSxx-COOH system tetratricopeptide repeat protein, translating into MAVVRKSAATAERQPVTISFAGFNRAWAAWIGDRLERQGHRVSFERFDPPPGTSIEQALEDLMLAEGRILVILSDWYFQLGPRTHEEWNQALRTVVASNTDRFAAVSVTNAALPTATAALSASSLWGIGAHEAERRLLARLGTADTAPPEEKPGRSGPRFPADQPRVWGGVPRRNIRFTGRENLLGSVYHRLQQAEQGAAVVTLLGMSGVGKTQIAAEYVYRFGSEYDAVWWVPADQRGTLRQRLAELAPALGLTTGPEYGERLRAVLDSLRRGTPYSRWLLVLDGADQVGDIADLLPSGPGHVLITSQNRAWGEHNTALMEIPVYSREESVAFVRRRAGRLDETDADRLAEALEDLPLLLDQTAGWLSDSTMSVDEYIGLLSTGNNREAGLKVAADFPMTFQTAWSILLNQLRDTEPASIDLLRMCVFFAPGPIPVRLLRELPARDLPEQLVGLMNDPLRWNDATAKLVQYSVVRRESHDVGSDEPGGGSEILHMHRMVHQTVRDGMPEADRREYAVVVRRALAAADPGRPTDTRLWPRYAEITPHLKAAGVLESTDPDIQQLVLNSLRYMYLSGEYTSGLKLAERGLAAWKELLGEFHPRIWDITRHYANLLHATGSYAKAEAICRIAVDHLREERGQQDLDLLRAATGLAASLRGLARYDEAHEVSRLVLEGYLELVGDRDSRTLSARNNLAVSVRLLGRYQEALELDRQTLDIRRDALRPRHSWTLFSEINYAWDLRLLGRYDESVSVQERSVRTHRDVMGPDNPQTLRAEHTLVMGQYRAGERRAPALLARLLERVERVLGESDPLTLMVASSYSCVAREHGDLDRARSVGESVARRYGATLGPAHPYVLGCLANNGLVLRAAGERQQAQELIEETLTGMNEVVGPDHPWTLGCALNATATRNFSGDPEGAAELSRDTAARAAATLGGDHPMTLSARIALAADLRALRKIQEAEKVEEEAIATLAATLGPQHVHTVSARSRTRPFWDFEPQVT; encoded by the coding sequence ATGGCCGTAGTGCGGAAGTCGGCGGCAACGGCCGAAAGGCAGCCCGTCACCATCAGCTTCGCGGGATTCAACCGGGCCTGGGCCGCGTGGATCGGCGACCGGCTCGAACGGCAGGGGCACCGGGTCTCCTTCGAGCGCTTCGACCCGCCGCCCGGCACCTCCATCGAGCAGGCGCTGGAAGACCTCATGCTCGCCGAGGGACGCATCCTCGTCATCCTCAGCGACTGGTACTTCCAGCTGGGCCCGCGCACCCACGAGGAGTGGAACCAGGCGCTGCGCACCGTCGTCGCCTCGAACACCGACCGCTTCGCCGCGGTCTCGGTCACCAACGCCGCGCTCCCCACCGCGACCGCCGCACTCAGCGCCTCCTCGCTGTGGGGGATCGGCGCGCACGAGGCCGAACGCCGGCTGCTGGCCCGGCTCGGCACCGCCGACACCGCTCCGCCGGAGGAGAAGCCGGGGCGCTCCGGCCCGCGCTTCCCCGCCGATCAGCCGCGGGTCTGGGGCGGCGTCCCGCGCCGCAACATCCGGTTCACCGGACGGGAGAACCTGCTCGGCAGCGTCTACCACCGGCTGCAGCAGGCCGAACAGGGCGCCGCCGTCGTCACGCTGCTCGGCATGTCCGGCGTCGGCAAGACCCAGATCGCCGCCGAGTACGTCTACCGCTTCGGCTCCGAGTACGACGCCGTCTGGTGGGTCCCCGCCGACCAGCGCGGCACGCTGCGCCAGCGGCTGGCCGAACTCGCCCCGGCGCTCGGCCTCACCACCGGGCCCGAGTACGGCGAGCGGCTGCGCGCCGTCCTCGACTCGCTGCGCCGCGGCACCCCGTACTCCCGCTGGCTGCTCGTCCTGGACGGCGCCGACCAGGTCGGGGACATCGCGGACCTGCTGCCCAGCGGCCCCGGCCACGTCCTGATCACCTCGCAGAACCGGGCCTGGGGCGAACACAACACCGCCCTGATGGAGATCCCGGTCTACTCCCGCGAGGAGAGCGTCGCCTTCGTCCGCCGCCGCGCCGGCCGGCTCGACGAGACCGACGCCGACCGGCTGGCGGAGGCGCTGGAGGACCTGCCGCTGCTGCTCGACCAGACCGCCGGCTGGCTCAGCGACTCCACCATGTCCGTCGACGAGTACATCGGACTGCTGAGCACCGGGAACAACCGCGAAGCGGGTCTGAAGGTCGCCGCCGACTTCCCGATGACGTTCCAGACCGCCTGGTCGATACTGCTGAACCAGCTCCGTGACACCGAGCCCGCCTCCATCGACCTGCTGCGGATGTGCGTCTTCTTCGCACCGGGTCCCATCCCGGTCCGGCTGCTGCGCGAACTGCCGGCCCGTGACCTCCCCGAGCAGCTCGTCGGGCTGATGAACGACCCGCTGCGCTGGAACGACGCCACCGCCAAGCTCGTCCAGTACTCCGTGGTCCGCCGCGAGTCGCACGACGTGGGGTCGGACGAGCCGGGCGGCGGCTCCGAGATCCTGCACATGCACCGCATGGTCCACCAGACCGTGCGCGACGGCATGCCCGAGGCCGACCGGCGCGAGTACGCCGTGGTGGTGCGCCGCGCGCTGGCCGCCGCGGACCCGGGCCGCCCCACCGACACCCGGCTGTGGCCGCGGTACGCGGAGATCACGCCGCACCTGAAGGCGGCGGGGGTGCTGGAGAGCACCGACCCGGACATCCAGCAGCTGGTGCTCAACTCGCTGCGGTACATGTACCTGTCGGGCGAGTACACCTCCGGGCTCAAGCTCGCGGAACGCGGGCTGGCCGCCTGGAAGGAACTGCTCGGTGAGTTCCACCCCCGCATCTGGGACATCACCCGGCACTACGCCAACCTGCTGCACGCCACCGGCAGTTACGCCAAGGCCGAGGCGATCTGCCGGATCGCCGTGGACCATCTGCGGGAGGAGCGGGGCCAGCAGGACCTCGACCTGCTGCGCGCCGCCACCGGCCTGGCCGCGTCGCTGCGCGGTCTCGCCCGGTACGACGAGGCGCACGAGGTGTCCCGGCTGGTCCTGGAGGGCTATCTGGAGCTGGTCGGGGACCGCGACTCGCGCACCCTCAGCGCCCGCAACAACCTCGCCGTCTCGGTGCGGCTGCTCGGCCGCTACCAGGAGGCGCTCGAACTCGACCGGCAGACCCTCGACATCCGCCGCGACGCCCTGCGCCCACGCCACTCCTGGACGCTCTTCTCCGAGATCAACTACGCGTGGGACCTGCGGCTGCTCGGACGGTACGACGAGTCCGTCTCGGTGCAGGAGCGCAGCGTCCGCACCCACCGGGACGTCATGGGCCCCGACAACCCGCAGACCCTGCGGGCCGAGCACACCCTCGTCATGGGCCAGTACCGGGCCGGTGAACGCCGCGCCCCGGCGCTGCTGGCGCGGCTGCTGGAACGGGTGGAGCGCGTGCTGGGCGAGAGCGACCCGCTGACGCTGATGGTCGCCTCCAGCTACTCCTGTGTGGCACGCGAACACGGCGACCTGGACCGTGCCCGCAGCGTCGGCGAGAGCGTCGCCCGGCGCTACGGCGCCACCCTGGGGCCGGCCCACCCGTACGTACTGGGCTGCCTCGCCAACAACGGGCTCGTGCTGCGCGCGGCCGGTGAGCGCCAGCAGGCCCAGGAGCTGATCGAGGAGACGCTCACGGGCATGAACGAGGTGGTCGGCCCCGACCATCCCTGGACGCTGGGCTGCGCCCTCAACGCCACCGCCACCCGCAACTTCTCCGGAGACCCCGAAGGGGCGGCCGAACTCAGCCGCGACACCGCGGCCCGTGCCGCGGCCACCCTCGGCGGCGACCACCCGATGACGCTCTCGGCCCGGATCGCGCTCGCCGCCGACCTGCGGGCGCTGCGCAAGATCCAGGAGGCGGAGAAGGTCGAGGAGGAGGCGATCGCGACGCTGGCCGCGACGCTCGGTCCCCAGCACGTCCACACCGTCTCGGCCCGGTCCCGCACCCGGCCGTTCTGGGACTTCGAGCCCCAGGTCACCTAG